In Oryza sativa Japonica Group chromosome 11, ASM3414082v1, the following are encoded in one genomic region:
- the LOC9268625 gene encoding uncharacterized protein isoform X1 yields MLRRRRGPLLLAAAAAAAAGAVAAALPSGEGRGAAPSVLHAVARSSRAVYTIGFVVVDYKYSLRGLAHGSADYRDKLSEVCMVALAVCGLHAIVGRRIYFDTCDHVTYCSWPPNTVSVGKGRTDMRNFGDRRSCLTISFFFPVHLRSAKKILKLCEANRGFYVKAGQFVSSIRQVPKEYSSTLSCLQDQATPCNFQDIKIVIEQKLGKDLHSIFLEFDEHPIAAASIAQVHRGRLNNNQEVAVKVQYPGLERRMKIDIMTMSFLSKSLSWIFPDYRFEKLLTEFERTMSMELDFIQEAKNSERTASCFRKNNVVKVPCVFWELTSKEVLTMEFCSGYKVDNLNSLRKADISPTKVAKALIELFGEMIFVHGFVHGDPHPGNILVSPQGQGKFSLVLLDHGIYKELDQKFRLDYCQLWKALILLDSQKILELGEHFGVGKYAKYFPVIFTGRTIESKSILGTQMSIEEKTRLKQDLNSLGMDDISSFMESLPPDFLTILRTDGLLRSILGNLGAPRHVRLLTYAKCALYGLEEQPKSQSGSIKRTFLQVKINISYLRLRILIELAGFLMQINDLRHKIMSRFRRILQNTS; encoded by the exons atgctccgccgccgccgcggcccgctcctcctcgccgccgccgccgccgccgcggcgggcgccgtGGCGGCTGCGCTCCCCTCCGGAGAAGGCCGCGGCGCAGCCCCCTCCGTGCTCCACGCCGTCGcccgctcctcccgcgccgTCTACACG ATTGGCTTCGTGGTAGTGGACTACAAGTACTCGCTCCGTGGGCTGGCTCATGGGTCGGCGGATTACCGGGATAAGCTCTCCGAGGTTTGTATGGTTGCGCTGGCGGTTTGCGGATTGCACGC GATTGTGGGAAGAAGGATTTATTTTGATACATGTGACCATGTGACCTATTGCTCCTGGCCTCCTAACACTGTTTCAGTTGGCAAAGGAAGAACGGATATGAGGAACTTTGGGGATAGGAGAAGCTGTCtcacaatttcttttttttttcct GTTCATTTGCGTTCAGCAAAAAAGATACTCAAACTATGTGAAGCGAACAGAGGGTTTTATGTAAAGGCTGGTCAATTTGTTTCGTCAATAAGACAAGTACCAAAAGAATACTCATCAACACTCTCTTGTCTGCAAGATCAG GCAACTCCATGCAACTTTCAAGATATCAAAATAGTGATAGAGCAGAAACTTGGCAAGGATTTACATAGCAT ATTCCTGGAATTTGATGAACATCCGATTGCTGCTGCATCAATTGCTCAGGTTCATCGAGGTCGGTTGAATAATAATCAGGAAGTAGCTGTGAAG GTTCAATATCCTGGGCTTGAGCGGCGCATGAAGATAGACATAATGACTATGTCTTTCTTGTcaaaatctctctcttgg ATTTTTCCTGATTATAGGTTTGAGAAGTTATTGACTGAGTTTGAGAGAACCATGTCAATGGAACTAG ATTTTATCCAAGAGGCTAAGAATTCTGAGAGAACAGCTAGCTGCTTCAGGAAAAATAATGTTGTCAAAGTACCTTGCGTGTTTTGG GAACTAACAAGCAAGGAGGTTTTGACAATGGAATTTTGTTCTGGCTACAAG GTTGATAACTTGAACTCCCTAAGGAAAGCAGATATCAGTCCAACAAAG GTAGCTAAAGCATTAATTGAACTGTTTGGCgaaatgatttttgtacatGGTTTTGTTCATGGCGATCCTCATCCTGGAAATATATTAGTTTCTCCTCAAGGCCAAGGGAAATTTTCATTAG TGCTGCTTGATCATGGAATTTATAAAGAATTAGACCAAAAGTTCAGATTGGACTATTGTCAGCTGTGGAAAGCGTTGATATTGTTGGATTCTCAAAAAATTCTGGAGTTAGGTGAACACTTTGGTGTTGGCAAATATGCTAAGTACTTTCCCGTAATATTCACTGGGAGGACTATCGAAAG CAAATCAATTCTTGGAACACAAATGTCTATTGAAGAGAAAACGCGTTTAAAGCAGGACCTGAACTCTCTGGGAATGGATGATATATCTTCGTTTATGGAGTCCTTGCCTCCTGACTTTCTCACCATACTTCGAACAGA TGGACTACTGAGGTCAATTTTAGGTAATCTAGGTGCACCACGCCATGTGCGACTTCTTACCTATGCAAAATGCGCTTTGTACGGCCTTGAAGAACAGCCCAAATCACAGTCAG GCTCAATCAAGCGTACATTCTTGCAAGTCAAAATAAACATTAGCTATCTTCGTCTGAGGATACTTATCG aattagCAGGGTTTTTAATGCAAATTAATGATCTTAGGCATAAGATCATGAGCAGATTCAGACGTATCCTCCAGAACACTAGCTGA
- the LOC9268625 gene encoding uncharacterized protein isoform X2, with amino-acid sequence MLRRRRGPLLLAAAAAAAAGAVAAALPSGEGRGAAPSVLHAVARSSRAVYTIGFVVVDYKYSLRGLAHGSADYRDKLSEVCMVALAVCGLHAIVGRRIYFDTCDHVTYCSWPPNTVSVGKGRTDMRNFGDRRSCLTISFFFPVHLRSAKKILKLCEANRGFYVKAGQFVSSIRQVPKEYSSTLSCLQDQATPCNFQDIKIVIEQKLGKDLHSIFLEFDEHPIAAASIAQVHRGRLNNNQEVAVKVQYPGLERRMKIDIMTMSFLSKSLSWIFPDYRFEKLLTEFERTMSMELDFIQEAKNSERTASCFRKNNVVKVPCVFWELTSKEVLTMEFCSGYKVDNLNSLRKADISPTKVAKALIELFGEMIFVHGFVHGDPHPGNILVSPQGQGKFSLVLLDHGIYKELDQKFRLDYCQLWKALILLDSQKILELGEHFGVGKYAKYFPVIFTGRTIESKSILGTQMSIEEKTRLKQDLNSLGMDDISSFMESLPPDFLTILRTDGLLRSILGNLGAPRHVRLLTYAKCALYGLEEQPKSQSELAGFLMQINDLRHKIMSRFRRILQNTS; translated from the exons atgctccgccgccgccgcggcccgctcctcctcgccgccgccgccgccgccgcggcgggcgccgtGGCGGCTGCGCTCCCCTCCGGAGAAGGCCGCGGCGCAGCCCCCTCCGTGCTCCACGCCGTCGcccgctcctcccgcgccgTCTACACG ATTGGCTTCGTGGTAGTGGACTACAAGTACTCGCTCCGTGGGCTGGCTCATGGGTCGGCGGATTACCGGGATAAGCTCTCCGAGGTTTGTATGGTTGCGCTGGCGGTTTGCGGATTGCACGC GATTGTGGGAAGAAGGATTTATTTTGATACATGTGACCATGTGACCTATTGCTCCTGGCCTCCTAACACTGTTTCAGTTGGCAAAGGAAGAACGGATATGAGGAACTTTGGGGATAGGAGAAGCTGTCtcacaatttcttttttttttcct GTTCATTTGCGTTCAGCAAAAAAGATACTCAAACTATGTGAAGCGAACAGAGGGTTTTATGTAAAGGCTGGTCAATTTGTTTCGTCAATAAGACAAGTACCAAAAGAATACTCATCAACACTCTCTTGTCTGCAAGATCAG GCAACTCCATGCAACTTTCAAGATATCAAAATAGTGATAGAGCAGAAACTTGGCAAGGATTTACATAGCAT ATTCCTGGAATTTGATGAACATCCGATTGCTGCTGCATCAATTGCTCAGGTTCATCGAGGTCGGTTGAATAATAATCAGGAAGTAGCTGTGAAG GTTCAATATCCTGGGCTTGAGCGGCGCATGAAGATAGACATAATGACTATGTCTTTCTTGTcaaaatctctctcttgg ATTTTTCCTGATTATAGGTTTGAGAAGTTATTGACTGAGTTTGAGAGAACCATGTCAATGGAACTAG ATTTTATCCAAGAGGCTAAGAATTCTGAGAGAACAGCTAGCTGCTTCAGGAAAAATAATGTTGTCAAAGTACCTTGCGTGTTTTGG GAACTAACAAGCAAGGAGGTTTTGACAATGGAATTTTGTTCTGGCTACAAG GTTGATAACTTGAACTCCCTAAGGAAAGCAGATATCAGTCCAACAAAG GTAGCTAAAGCATTAATTGAACTGTTTGGCgaaatgatttttgtacatGGTTTTGTTCATGGCGATCCTCATCCTGGAAATATATTAGTTTCTCCTCAAGGCCAAGGGAAATTTTCATTAG TGCTGCTTGATCATGGAATTTATAAAGAATTAGACCAAAAGTTCAGATTGGACTATTGTCAGCTGTGGAAAGCGTTGATATTGTTGGATTCTCAAAAAATTCTGGAGTTAGGTGAACACTTTGGTGTTGGCAAATATGCTAAGTACTTTCCCGTAATATTCACTGGGAGGACTATCGAAAG CAAATCAATTCTTGGAACACAAATGTCTATTGAAGAGAAAACGCGTTTAAAGCAGGACCTGAACTCTCTGGGAATGGATGATATATCTTCGTTTATGGAGTCCTTGCCTCCTGACTTTCTCACCATACTTCGAACAGA TGGACTACTGAGGTCAATTTTAGGTAATCTAGGTGCACCACGCCATGTGCGACTTCTTACCTATGCAAAATGCGCTTTGTACGGCCTTGAAGAACAGCCCAAATCACAGTCAG aattagCAGGGTTTTTAATGCAAATTAATGATCTTAGGCATAAGATCATGAGCAGATTCAGACGTATCCTCCAGAACACTAGCTGA
- the LOC9268625 gene encoding uncharacterized protein isoform X4 — translation MLRRRRGPLLLAAAAAAAAGAVAAALPSGEGRGAAPSVLHAVARSSRAVYTIGFVVVDYKYSLRGLAHGSADYRDKLSEVHLRSAKKILKLCEANRGFYVKAGQFVSSIRQVPKEYSSTLSCLQDQATPCNFQDIKIVIEQKLGKDLHSIFLEFDEHPIAAASIAQVHRGRLNNNQEVAVKVQYPGLERRMKIDIMTMSFLSKSLSWIFPDYRFEKLLTEFERTMSMELDFIQEAKNSERTASCFRKNNVVKVPCVFWELTSKEVLTMEFCSGYKVDNLNSLRKADISPTKVAKALIELFGEMIFVHGFVHGDPHPGNILVSPQGQGKFSLVLLDHGIYKELDQKFRLDYCQLWKALILLDSQKILELGEHFGVGKYAKYFPVIFTGRTIESKSILGTQMSIEEKTRLKQDLNSLGMDDISSFMESLPPDFLTILRTDGLLRSILGNLGAPRHVRLLTYAKCALYGLEEQPKSQSGSIKRTFLQVKINISYLRLRILIELAGFLMQINDLRHKIMSRFRRILQNTS, via the exons atgctccgccgccgccgcggcccgctcctcctcgccgccgccgccgccgccgcggcgggcgccgtGGCGGCTGCGCTCCCCTCCGGAGAAGGCCGCGGCGCAGCCCCCTCCGTGCTCCACGCCGTCGcccgctcctcccgcgccgTCTACACG ATTGGCTTCGTGGTAGTGGACTACAAGTACTCGCTCCGTGGGCTGGCTCATGGGTCGGCGGATTACCGGGATAAGCTCTCCGAG GTTCATTTGCGTTCAGCAAAAAAGATACTCAAACTATGTGAAGCGAACAGAGGGTTTTATGTAAAGGCTGGTCAATTTGTTTCGTCAATAAGACAAGTACCAAAAGAATACTCATCAACACTCTCTTGTCTGCAAGATCAG GCAACTCCATGCAACTTTCAAGATATCAAAATAGTGATAGAGCAGAAACTTGGCAAGGATTTACATAGCAT ATTCCTGGAATTTGATGAACATCCGATTGCTGCTGCATCAATTGCTCAGGTTCATCGAGGTCGGTTGAATAATAATCAGGAAGTAGCTGTGAAG GTTCAATATCCTGGGCTTGAGCGGCGCATGAAGATAGACATAATGACTATGTCTTTCTTGTcaaaatctctctcttgg ATTTTTCCTGATTATAGGTTTGAGAAGTTATTGACTGAGTTTGAGAGAACCATGTCAATGGAACTAG ATTTTATCCAAGAGGCTAAGAATTCTGAGAGAACAGCTAGCTGCTTCAGGAAAAATAATGTTGTCAAAGTACCTTGCGTGTTTTGG GAACTAACAAGCAAGGAGGTTTTGACAATGGAATTTTGTTCTGGCTACAAG GTTGATAACTTGAACTCCCTAAGGAAAGCAGATATCAGTCCAACAAAG GTAGCTAAAGCATTAATTGAACTGTTTGGCgaaatgatttttgtacatGGTTTTGTTCATGGCGATCCTCATCCTGGAAATATATTAGTTTCTCCTCAAGGCCAAGGGAAATTTTCATTAG TGCTGCTTGATCATGGAATTTATAAAGAATTAGACCAAAAGTTCAGATTGGACTATTGTCAGCTGTGGAAAGCGTTGATATTGTTGGATTCTCAAAAAATTCTGGAGTTAGGTGAACACTTTGGTGTTGGCAAATATGCTAAGTACTTTCCCGTAATATTCACTGGGAGGACTATCGAAAG CAAATCAATTCTTGGAACACAAATGTCTATTGAAGAGAAAACGCGTTTAAAGCAGGACCTGAACTCTCTGGGAATGGATGATATATCTTCGTTTATGGAGTCCTTGCCTCCTGACTTTCTCACCATACTTCGAACAGA TGGACTACTGAGGTCAATTTTAGGTAATCTAGGTGCACCACGCCATGTGCGACTTCTTACCTATGCAAAATGCGCTTTGTACGGCCTTGAAGAACAGCCCAAATCACAGTCAG GCTCAATCAAGCGTACATTCTTGCAAGTCAAAATAAACATTAGCTATCTTCGTCTGAGGATACTTATCG aattagCAGGGTTTTTAATGCAAATTAATGATCTTAGGCATAAGATCATGAGCAGATTCAGACGTATCCTCCAGAACACTAGCTGA
- the LOC9268625 gene encoding uncharacterized protein isoform X3 gives MGRRITGISSPRFVWLRWRFADCTRKLVNGDGKLIVGRRIYFDTCDHVTYCSWPPNTVSVGKGRTDMRNFGDRRSCLTISFFFPVHLRSAKKILKLCEANRGFYVKAGQFVSSIRQVPKEYSSTLSCLQDQATPCNFQDIKIVIEQKLGKDLHSIFLEFDEHPIAAASIAQVHRGRLNNNQEVAVKVQYPGLERRMKIDIMTMSFLSKSLSWIFPDYRFEKLLTEFERTMSMELDFIQEAKNSERTASCFRKNNVVKVPCVFWELTSKEVLTMEFCSGYKVDNLNSLRKADISPTKVAKALIELFGEMIFVHGFVHGDPHPGNILVSPQGQGKFSLVLLDHGIYKELDQKFRLDYCQLWKALILLDSQKILELGEHFGVGKYAKYFPVIFTGRTIESKSILGTQMSIEEKTRLKQDLNSLGMDDISSFMESLPPDFLTILRTDGLLRSILGNLGAPRHVRLLTYAKCALYGLEEQPKSQSGSIKRTFLQVKINISYLRLRILIELAGFLMQINDLRHKIMSRFRRILQNTS, from the exons ATGGGTCGGCGGATTACCGGGATAAGCTCTCCGAGGTTTGTATGGTTGCGCTGGCGGTTTGCGGATTGCACGCGTAAGCTGGTTAATGGCGATGGAaaact GATTGTGGGAAGAAGGATTTATTTTGATACATGTGACCATGTGACCTATTGCTCCTGGCCTCCTAACACTGTTTCAGTTGGCAAAGGAAGAACGGATATGAGGAACTTTGGGGATAGGAGAAGCTGTCtcacaatttcttttttttttcct GTTCATTTGCGTTCAGCAAAAAAGATACTCAAACTATGTGAAGCGAACAGAGGGTTTTATGTAAAGGCTGGTCAATTTGTTTCGTCAATAAGACAAGTACCAAAAGAATACTCATCAACACTCTCTTGTCTGCAAGATCAG GCAACTCCATGCAACTTTCAAGATATCAAAATAGTGATAGAGCAGAAACTTGGCAAGGATTTACATAGCAT ATTCCTGGAATTTGATGAACATCCGATTGCTGCTGCATCAATTGCTCAGGTTCATCGAGGTCGGTTGAATAATAATCAGGAAGTAGCTGTGAAG GTTCAATATCCTGGGCTTGAGCGGCGCATGAAGATAGACATAATGACTATGTCTTTCTTGTcaaaatctctctcttgg ATTTTTCCTGATTATAGGTTTGAGAAGTTATTGACTGAGTTTGAGAGAACCATGTCAATGGAACTAG ATTTTATCCAAGAGGCTAAGAATTCTGAGAGAACAGCTAGCTGCTTCAGGAAAAATAATGTTGTCAAAGTACCTTGCGTGTTTTGG GAACTAACAAGCAAGGAGGTTTTGACAATGGAATTTTGTTCTGGCTACAAG GTTGATAACTTGAACTCCCTAAGGAAAGCAGATATCAGTCCAACAAAG GTAGCTAAAGCATTAATTGAACTGTTTGGCgaaatgatttttgtacatGGTTTTGTTCATGGCGATCCTCATCCTGGAAATATATTAGTTTCTCCTCAAGGCCAAGGGAAATTTTCATTAG TGCTGCTTGATCATGGAATTTATAAAGAATTAGACCAAAAGTTCAGATTGGACTATTGTCAGCTGTGGAAAGCGTTGATATTGTTGGATTCTCAAAAAATTCTGGAGTTAGGTGAACACTTTGGTGTTGGCAAATATGCTAAGTACTTTCCCGTAATATTCACTGGGAGGACTATCGAAAG CAAATCAATTCTTGGAACACAAATGTCTATTGAAGAGAAAACGCGTTTAAAGCAGGACCTGAACTCTCTGGGAATGGATGATATATCTTCGTTTATGGAGTCCTTGCCTCCTGACTTTCTCACCATACTTCGAACAGA TGGACTACTGAGGTCAATTTTAGGTAATCTAGGTGCACCACGCCATGTGCGACTTCTTACCTATGCAAAATGCGCTTTGTACGGCCTTGAAGAACAGCCCAAATCACAGTCAG GCTCAATCAAGCGTACATTCTTGCAAGTCAAAATAAACATTAGCTATCTTCGTCTGAGGATACTTATCG aattagCAGGGTTTTTAATGCAAATTAATGATCTTAGGCATAAGATCATGAGCAGATTCAGACGTATCCTCCAGAACACTAGCTGA
- the LOC9271069 gene encoding uncharacterized protein isoform X2 — translation MRPAEEAARAAALAGPLGELLPPVDFCCAYGSTLLHARPEASSMVDYILGVPDPLQWHSENLERNPDHYSGWMARLGPGAITRLADNIGVGVYFNPFVEWRDKRIKYGVVRMKDLAMDVLTWDRFYLSGRLQKPYDLYAQICSLSYMGDLRMLFAEDKNKVKKIVEGSFPSFQSMYRTLIQEYIAEGLLKTSSYGQQKAFHQDCGASATNELFSYLPWTIQRRLQGRFASNCEEMPTRASVSSKDVAATCVRKALRRRVMVSSARQAMSGLLASGGAVAARYLGKKISKAWKSRTV, via the exons ATGaggccggcggaggaggcggcgagggcggcggcgctggccggcccgctcggcgagctcctcccgccGGTGGACTTCTGCTGCGCGTACGGCTCCACGCTCCTCCACGCCCGCCCCGAAGCGTCCTCCATGGTCGACTACATCCTCGGCGTCCCCGACCCGCTCCAGTGGCACTCCGAG AATTTGGAGAGGAACCCTGATCACTACTCCGGATGGATGGCTCGCCTCGGCCCCGGCGCT ATTACTCGACTTGCGGATAACATCGGCGTTGGGGTGTACTTCAATCCATTTGTTGAGTGGAGGGACAAG AGGATAAAGTACGGGGTGGTGAGGATGAAGGACCTGGCCATGGATGTCTTGACCTGGGACCGGTTCTACCTCAGTGGCCGGCTACAGAAACCT TATGACCTGTACGCCCAAATTTGCAGCCTATCATATATGGGTGATTTAAGAATGCTCTTCGCCGAAGACAAAAACAAG GTCAAGAAAATTGTTGAGGGTAGTTTCCCATCATTTCAATCGATGTACAGAACCCTGATACAAGAGTACATTGCTGAAGGACTACTGAAGACATCATCTTATGGACAACAGAAGGCTTTCCATCAG GATTGTGGTGCATCTGCAACAAACGAACTGTTCTCTTATCTCCCATGGACAATCCAAAGGCGATTGCAAGGAAGATTTGCATCGAATTGCGAAG AAATGCCAACTCGTGCCTCAGTTTCTTCAAAAGATGTAGCAGCAACCTGTGTCCGCAAGGCTTTGAGGCGCCGGGTAATGGTCTCAAGTGCACGTCAAGCGATGTCTGGACTGCTGGCCTCAGGTGGCGCTGTTGCTGCTAGATATCTGGGGAAGAAGATATCCAAAGCCTGGAAATCAAGAACAGTTTAA
- the LOC9271069 gene encoding uncharacterized protein isoform X1, translating to MRPAEEAARAAALAGPLGELLPPVDFCCAYGSTLLHARPEASSMVDYILGVPDPLQWHSENLERNPDHYSGWMARLGPGAITRLADNIGVGVYFNPFVEWRDKRIKYGVVRMKDLAMDVLTWDRFYLSGRLQKPVHVLVDNWDIRKINTINLKMATSASLLLLPAEFTEYDLYAQICSLSYMGDLRMLFAEDKNKVKKIVEGSFPSFQSMYRTLIQEYIAEGLLKTSSYGQQKAFHQDCGASATNELFSYLPWTIQRRLQGRFASNCEEMPTRASVSSKDVAATCVRKALRRRVMVSSARQAMSGLLASGGAVAARYLGKKISKAWKSRTV from the exons ATGaggccggcggaggaggcggcgagggcggcggcgctggccggcccgctcggcgagctcctcccgccGGTGGACTTCTGCTGCGCGTACGGCTCCACGCTCCTCCACGCCCGCCCCGAAGCGTCCTCCATGGTCGACTACATCCTCGGCGTCCCCGACCCGCTCCAGTGGCACTCCGAG AATTTGGAGAGGAACCCTGATCACTACTCCGGATGGATGGCTCGCCTCGGCCCCGGCGCT ATTACTCGACTTGCGGATAACATCGGCGTTGGGGTGTACTTCAATCCATTTGTTGAGTGGAGGGACAAG AGGATAAAGTACGGGGTGGTGAGGATGAAGGACCTGGCCATGGATGTCTTGACCTGGGACCGGTTCTACCTCAGTGGCCGGCTACAGAAACCT GTTCATGTTCTTGTTGATAATTGGGATATAAGGAAGATTAACACAATTAATCTGAAAATGGCAACATCAGCTTCTCTACTCCTTTTGCCAGCAGAATTCACTGAG TATGACCTGTACGCCCAAATTTGCAGCCTATCATATATGGGTGATTTAAGAATGCTCTTCGCCGAAGACAAAAACAAG GTCAAGAAAATTGTTGAGGGTAGTTTCCCATCATTTCAATCGATGTACAGAACCCTGATACAAGAGTACATTGCTGAAGGACTACTGAAGACATCATCTTATGGACAACAGAAGGCTTTCCATCAG GATTGTGGTGCATCTGCAACAAACGAACTGTTCTCTTATCTCCCATGGACAATCCAAAGGCGATTGCAAGGAAGATTTGCATCGAATTGCGAAG AAATGCCAACTCGTGCCTCAGTTTCTTCAAAAGATGTAGCAGCAACCTGTGTCCGCAAGGCTTTGAGGCGCCGGGTAATGGTCTCAAGTGCACGTCAAGCGATGTCTGGACTGCTGGCCTCAGGTGGCGCTGTTGCTGCTAGATATCTGGGGAAGAAGATATCCAAAGCCTGGAAATCAAGAACAGTTTAA
- the LOC9266255 gene encoding uncharacterized protein isoform X2: protein MAAASIPASSQPFKLILGSSSVARKHILAEMGLEFEVMTADIDEKSIRRENPDELVTILAEAKADAIMSRLNISDYQKEGDRPTLLITSDIVVVHEGIIREKPTTKEEARQFLKGYSGSHVATVGSVVVTNLTTGKRLGSLDKAEIDEGVVFRVAGGLLLEHPLTLPFVEAVVGSSDSVMGISKDLANKLIQDAL from the exons ATGGCCGCGGCCTCCATCCCCGCGAGCTCCCAGCCCTTCAAG CTGATCCTGGGGTCATCGTCGGTGGCCAGGAAGCATATACTCGCCGAGATGGGGCTCGAATTCGAAGTCATG ACTGCAGATATCGACGAGAAGAGCATCAGGAGGGAGAACCCCGACGAGCTAGTGACGATCCTTGCGGAGGCCAAG GCTGATGCTATCATGTCCAGATTGAATATTTCTGATTACCAGAAAGAAGGCGACAGGCCAACACTCCTGATCACTTCTGACATA GTGGTCGTCCATGAAGGGATTATCAGAGAAAAGCCAACCACGAAGGAAGAAGCACGCCAATTCCTGAAAG GTTATTCTGGCAGCCATGTCGCAACCGTGGGGTCTGTAGTCGTAACTAATCTGACAACTGGGAAGAGGCTTGGAAGCCTAGACAAAGCTGAG ATCGATGAGGGGGTAGTATTTAGGGTCGCAGGTGGCCTGTTGCTTGAACATCCATTGACATTACCATTTGTTGAAGCAGTG GTTGGTTCTAGTGACAGTGTAATGGGGATCTCGAAGGATCTTGCAAACAAATTAATCCAGGATGCATTGTAG
- the LOC9266255 gene encoding uncharacterized protein isoform X1: MAAASIPASSQPFKLILGSSSVARKHILAEMGLEFEVMTADIDEKSIRRENPDELVTILAEAKADAIMSRLNISDYQKEGDRPTLLITSDIVVVHEGIIREKPTTKEEARQFLKGYSGSHVATVGSVVVTNLTTGKRLGSLDKAEVYFHDIPDEVIENLIDEGVVFRVAGGLLLEHPLTLPFVEAVVGSSDSVMGISKDLANKLIQDAL, from the exons ATGGCCGCGGCCTCCATCCCCGCGAGCTCCCAGCCCTTCAAG CTGATCCTGGGGTCATCGTCGGTGGCCAGGAAGCATATACTCGCCGAGATGGGGCTCGAATTCGAAGTCATG ACTGCAGATATCGACGAGAAGAGCATCAGGAGGGAGAACCCCGACGAGCTAGTGACGATCCTTGCGGAGGCCAAG GCTGATGCTATCATGTCCAGATTGAATATTTCTGATTACCAGAAAGAAGGCGACAGGCCAACACTCCTGATCACTTCTGACATA GTGGTCGTCCATGAAGGGATTATCAGAGAAAAGCCAACCACGAAGGAAGAAGCACGCCAATTCCTGAAAG GTTATTCTGGCAGCCATGTCGCAACCGTGGGGTCTGTAGTCGTAACTAATCTGACAACTGGGAAGAGGCTTGGAAGCCTAGACAAAGCTGAG GTGTACTTCCATGATATACCAGATGAGGTCATTGAAAACCTG ATCGATGAGGGGGTAGTATTTAGGGTCGCAGGTGGCCTGTTGCTTGAACATCCATTGACATTACCATTTGTTGAAGCAGTG GTTGGTTCTAGTGACAGTGTAATGGGGATCTCGAAGGATCTTGCAAACAAATTAATCCAGGATGCATTGTAG